One region of Tamandua tetradactyla isolate mTamTet1 chromosome 6, mTamTet1.pri, whole genome shotgun sequence genomic DNA includes:
- the TRPV2 gene encoding transient receptor potential cation channel subfamily V member 2 isoform X2 — translation MASPASTPTFRLETSDGGLDPGAQAAGGQLGRPPPMESPFQGEDRNFSPQIKVNLNYRKGAGASQPDPDRFDRDRLFRVVSRGVPTELAGLSEYLRRTSKYLTDSEYTEGSTGKTCLMKAMLNLRDGANACILPLLQIDRDSGNPRPLVNAQCTDEYYRGHSALHIAIEKRSLPCVKLLVENGADVHARACGQFFQKRSQGACFYFGELPLSLAACTKQWEVVSYLLENPHQPASLQAADSLGNTVLHALVMIADNSAENSALVTRMYDGLLQAGADLCPSAQLEDIPNLDGLTPLKLAAKEGKIEIFRHILQREFSGQCQPLSRKFTEWCYGPVRVSLYDLASVDSWEENSVLEIIAFHCRSPHRHRMVVLEPLNKLLQEKWEQLTPRFTFNFLCYLLYVSIFTAVAYHQPALEKAFLPLKATAGNAMLLLGHILILLGGLYLACGQLWYFWRRRLFIWSSFMDSYFEILFLLQALLTLLSQGLCFLAVEWYLPLLVASLVLGWLNLLYYTRGFQHTGIYSVMIQKVILRDLLRFLLVYFVFLFGFAVALVSLSREARDPRTPVGLNTTEAREAEEDGAAPYAGIVDASLELFKFTIGMGELAFQEQLRFRGVVLLLLLAYVLLTYILLLNMLIALMSETVNSVATDSWSIWKLQKAISVLEMENGYWWCRRKKQQAGVRLKVGTRSDGSPDERWCFRVEEVNWAAWEQTLPTLCEEPSGAHVLGTRKKPTQASQPGDDHPALEEDQLPLQLLGPP, via the exons ATGGCCTCGCCCGCCAGCACCCCCACCTTCAGGCTCGAGACCTCGGACGGAGGCCTGGACCCCGGCGCCCAGGCTGCGGGTGGGCAGCTGGGCCGGCCGCCCCCCATGGAGTCGCCATTCCAGGGCGAGGACCGGAACTTCTCCCCTCAGATCAAAGTGAACCTCAACTACCGCAAGGGAGCAGGTGCCAG CCAGCCAGACCCAGACCGCTTTGACCGTGACCGGCTCTTCAGGGTGGTCTCCCGTGGCGTTCCCACGGAGCTGGCAGGGCTGTCGGAGTACCTACGCCGGACCAGCAAATACCTCACTGACTCTGAGTATACAG AGGGCTCCACGGGGAAGACGTGCCTCATGAAGGCCATGCTGAATCTCCGGGATGGGGCCAACGCCTGCATCCTACCACTGCTGCAGATTGACCGGGACTCTGGCAACCCCCGGCCCCTGGTCAATGCCCAGTGCACAGATGAGTACTACCGAGGCCACAGCGCCCTGCACATCGCCATTGAGAAGCGGAGCCTGCCCTGCGTGAAACTCCTAGTGGAGAATGGGGCCGATGTGCATGCCCGGGCCTGCGGCCAGTTCTTCCAGAAGAGGAGCCAGGGGGCTTGCTTCTATTTCG GTGAGCTGCCCCTGTCTCTGGCCGCATGCACCAAGCAGTGGGAGGTGGTGAGCTACCTCCTGGAGAACCCGCACCAGCCCGCCAGCCTGCAGGCCGCCGACTCCCTGGGCAACACCGTGTTGCACGCGCTGGTGATGATTGCAGACAACTCAGCTGAGAACAGCGCGCTGGTGACCCGCATGTACGACGGGCTCCTGCAGGCCGGGGCGGACCTCTGCCCCTCCGCGCAGCTCGAGGACATCCCCAACCTGGACGGTCTCACGCCACTGAAGCTGGCTGCCAAGGAGGGCAAGATTGAG attttcaggcACATCCTGCAGCGGGAGTTCTCCGGGCAGTGCCAGCCCCTCTCCCGTAAGTTCACTGAGTGGTGCTACGGGCCTGTCCGCGTGTCGCTGTATGACCTGGCCTCTGTGGACAGCTGGGAGGAGAACTCGGTGCTGGAGATCATCGCCTTTCACTGCAGGAGCCCG CACAGACACCGAATGGTGGTTTTGGAGCCACTGAACAAACTGCTGCAGGAGAAGTGGGAGCAGCTGACCCCCAGGTTCACCTTCAATTTTCTGTGTTACCTGCTTTACGTGAGCATCTTCACGGCGGTCGCCTACCACCAGCCCGCCCTGGAAAAG GCCTTCCTTCCCCTGAAAGCCACGGCTGGAAACGCCATGCTGTTGCTGGGTCACATCCTGATTCTGCTTGGGGGGCTGTACCTCGCCTGTGGCCAG CTGTGGTATTTTTGGCGTCGCCGCCTGTTCATCTGGAGCTCGTTCATGGACAGCTACTTTGAGATCCTCTT CCTGCTCCAGGCCCTGCTCACACTGCTGTCACAGGGGCTCTGCTTCCTGGCCGTCGAGTGGTACCTGCCGCTGCTTGTGGCCTCCCTGGTGCTGGGCTGGCTGAACCTGCTGTACTACACGCGCGGCTTCCAGCACACGGGCATCTACAGCGTCATGATCCAGAAG GTCATCCTGCGGGACCTGCTCCGCTTCCTCCTGGTCTACTTCGTCTTCCTTTTTGGCTTCGCTGTAG CCCTGGTGAGCCTGAGCCGGGAGGCCCGGGACCCCAGGACCCCCGTGGGCCTCAACACCACAGAGGCCCGGGAGGCAGAGGAGGACGGCGCGGCCCCGTACGCGGGCATCGTGGACGCCTCCCTGGAGCTCTTCAAGTTCACCATCGGCATGGGCGAGCTGGCCTTCCAGGAGCAGCTGCGCTTCCGTGgggtggtgctgctgctgctgctggcctATGTGCTGCTCACCTACATCCTCCTGCTCAACATGCTCATCGCCCTCATGAGCGAGACCGTCAACAGCGTGGCCACCGACAGCTGGAGCATCTGGAAGCTGCAG AAAGCCATCTCTGTCCTGGAGATGGAGAATGGCTACTGGTGGTGCAGGAGGAAGAAGCAGCAGGCGGGCGTGAGGCTAAAGGTCGGCACCAGGTCAGACGGGAGCCCCGATGAGCGCTGGTGCTTCAG GGTGGAGGAGGTGAACTGGGCTGCGTGGGAGCAGACGCTGCCCACCTTATGTGAGGAGCCCTCGGGAGCACACGTCCTTG GTACCAGGAAGAAGCCCACCCAGGCCTCCCAGCCTGGGGATGACCACCCAGCCTTGGAGGAGGACCAGCTGCCCCTCCAGCTCCTGGGGCCTCCCTGA
- the TRPV2 gene encoding transient receptor potential cation channel subfamily V member 2 isoform X1 codes for MASPASTPTFRLETSDGGLDPGAQAAGGQLGRPPPMESPFQGEDRNFSPQIKVNLNYRKGAGASQPDPDRFDRDRLFRVVSRGVPTELAGLSEYLRRTSKYLTDSEYTEGSTGKTCLMKAMLNLRDGANACILPLLQIDRDSGNPRPLVNAQCTDEYYRGHSALHIAIEKRSLPCVKLLVENGADVHARACGQFFQKRSQGACFYFGELPLSLAACTKQWEVVSYLLENPHQPASLQAADSLGNTVLHALVMIADNSAENSALVTRMYDGLLQAGADLCPSAQLEDIPNLDGLTPLKLAAKEGKIEIFRHILQREFSGQCQPLSRKFTEWCYGPVRVSLYDLASVDSWEENSVLEIIAFHCRSPHRHRMVVLEPLNKLLQEKWEQLTPRFTFNFLCYLLYVSIFTAVAYHQPALEKQAFLPLKATAGNAMLLLGHILILLGGLYLACGQLWYFWRRRLFIWSSFMDSYFEILFLLQALLTLLSQGLCFLAVEWYLPLLVASLVLGWLNLLYYTRGFQHTGIYSVMIQKVILRDLLRFLLVYFVFLFGFAVALVSLSREARDPRTPVGLNTTEAREAEEDGAAPYAGIVDASLELFKFTIGMGELAFQEQLRFRGVVLLLLLAYVLLTYILLLNMLIALMSETVNSVATDSWSIWKLQKAISVLEMENGYWWCRRKKQQAGVRLKVGTRSDGSPDERWCFRVEEVNWAAWEQTLPTLCEEPSGAHVLGTRKKPTQASQPGDDHPALEEDQLPLQLLGPP; via the exons ATGGCCTCGCCCGCCAGCACCCCCACCTTCAGGCTCGAGACCTCGGACGGAGGCCTGGACCCCGGCGCCCAGGCTGCGGGTGGGCAGCTGGGCCGGCCGCCCCCCATGGAGTCGCCATTCCAGGGCGAGGACCGGAACTTCTCCCCTCAGATCAAAGTGAACCTCAACTACCGCAAGGGAGCAGGTGCCAG CCAGCCAGACCCAGACCGCTTTGACCGTGACCGGCTCTTCAGGGTGGTCTCCCGTGGCGTTCCCACGGAGCTGGCAGGGCTGTCGGAGTACCTACGCCGGACCAGCAAATACCTCACTGACTCTGAGTATACAG AGGGCTCCACGGGGAAGACGTGCCTCATGAAGGCCATGCTGAATCTCCGGGATGGGGCCAACGCCTGCATCCTACCACTGCTGCAGATTGACCGGGACTCTGGCAACCCCCGGCCCCTGGTCAATGCCCAGTGCACAGATGAGTACTACCGAGGCCACAGCGCCCTGCACATCGCCATTGAGAAGCGGAGCCTGCCCTGCGTGAAACTCCTAGTGGAGAATGGGGCCGATGTGCATGCCCGGGCCTGCGGCCAGTTCTTCCAGAAGAGGAGCCAGGGGGCTTGCTTCTATTTCG GTGAGCTGCCCCTGTCTCTGGCCGCATGCACCAAGCAGTGGGAGGTGGTGAGCTACCTCCTGGAGAACCCGCACCAGCCCGCCAGCCTGCAGGCCGCCGACTCCCTGGGCAACACCGTGTTGCACGCGCTGGTGATGATTGCAGACAACTCAGCTGAGAACAGCGCGCTGGTGACCCGCATGTACGACGGGCTCCTGCAGGCCGGGGCGGACCTCTGCCCCTCCGCGCAGCTCGAGGACATCCCCAACCTGGACGGTCTCACGCCACTGAAGCTGGCTGCCAAGGAGGGCAAGATTGAG attttcaggcACATCCTGCAGCGGGAGTTCTCCGGGCAGTGCCAGCCCCTCTCCCGTAAGTTCACTGAGTGGTGCTACGGGCCTGTCCGCGTGTCGCTGTATGACCTGGCCTCTGTGGACAGCTGGGAGGAGAACTCGGTGCTGGAGATCATCGCCTTTCACTGCAGGAGCCCG CACAGACACCGAATGGTGGTTTTGGAGCCACTGAACAAACTGCTGCAGGAGAAGTGGGAGCAGCTGACCCCCAGGTTCACCTTCAATTTTCTGTGTTACCTGCTTTACGTGAGCATCTTCACGGCGGTCGCCTACCACCAGCCCGCCCTGGAAAAG CAGGCCTTCCTTCCCCTGAAAGCCACGGCTGGAAACGCCATGCTGTTGCTGGGTCACATCCTGATTCTGCTTGGGGGGCTGTACCTCGCCTGTGGCCAG CTGTGGTATTTTTGGCGTCGCCGCCTGTTCATCTGGAGCTCGTTCATGGACAGCTACTTTGAGATCCTCTT CCTGCTCCAGGCCCTGCTCACACTGCTGTCACAGGGGCTCTGCTTCCTGGCCGTCGAGTGGTACCTGCCGCTGCTTGTGGCCTCCCTGGTGCTGGGCTGGCTGAACCTGCTGTACTACACGCGCGGCTTCCAGCACACGGGCATCTACAGCGTCATGATCCAGAAG GTCATCCTGCGGGACCTGCTCCGCTTCCTCCTGGTCTACTTCGTCTTCCTTTTTGGCTTCGCTGTAG CCCTGGTGAGCCTGAGCCGGGAGGCCCGGGACCCCAGGACCCCCGTGGGCCTCAACACCACAGAGGCCCGGGAGGCAGAGGAGGACGGCGCGGCCCCGTACGCGGGCATCGTGGACGCCTCCCTGGAGCTCTTCAAGTTCACCATCGGCATGGGCGAGCTGGCCTTCCAGGAGCAGCTGCGCTTCCGTGgggtggtgctgctgctgctgctggcctATGTGCTGCTCACCTACATCCTCCTGCTCAACATGCTCATCGCCCTCATGAGCGAGACCGTCAACAGCGTGGCCACCGACAGCTGGAGCATCTGGAAGCTGCAG AAAGCCATCTCTGTCCTGGAGATGGAGAATGGCTACTGGTGGTGCAGGAGGAAGAAGCAGCAGGCGGGCGTGAGGCTAAAGGTCGGCACCAGGTCAGACGGGAGCCCCGATGAGCGCTGGTGCTTCAG GGTGGAGGAGGTGAACTGGGCTGCGTGGGAGCAGACGCTGCCCACCTTATGTGAGGAGCCCTCGGGAGCACACGTCCTTG GTACCAGGAAGAAGCCCACCCAGGCCTCCCAGCCTGGGGATGACCACCCAGCCTTGGAGGAGGACCAGCTGCCCCTCCAGCTCCTGGGGCCTCCCTGA